Proteins encoded in a region of the Streptomyces liliiviolaceus genome:
- a CDS encoding ketoacyl-ACP synthase III family protein — protein MDDVYLSGIGGYVPADRATVTEAVADGRYEQVWNRKDRIETVAVEALLSPAEMAVRAGRQALLRSGHGPQDVGLLLHATAYRQGPEAWAAASYVERYAVGVGAPALEIRQGCNGGLFALDLARNHMGRHADSAVLITCADRFDGEFDRWRTNKGMVFGDGASAVVMSRRRGAARVLSVATRADSELEQMHRGDVPLVSATLRRGPLDAGPGKKAFLRTTSSSEVQRRFEAQVVGAVDHALSEAGTKLDAIAQVMVSNLGHEMLNRVFLEPLGLPVERTAWRWGRRIGHLANSDQFLALEHQLRTGVLHEGDLVLLVGMGVGFVWTATVLEIGEPPVWTH, from the coding sequence GTGGACGACGTCTACCTCTCCGGGATCGGCGGCTACGTGCCCGCCGACCGGGCCACGGTGACGGAAGCGGTCGCGGACGGCCGCTACGAACAGGTCTGGAACCGCAAGGACCGCATAGAGACAGTGGCCGTGGAGGCGCTGCTCTCACCGGCCGAGATGGCTGTCAGAGCGGGCCGGCAGGCACTGCTGCGCTCGGGGCACGGCCCGCAGGACGTCGGCCTCCTGCTGCACGCCACCGCGTACCGCCAGGGCCCGGAGGCATGGGCCGCGGCGTCGTACGTGGAGCGGTACGCCGTCGGGGTCGGCGCCCCGGCGCTGGAGATCCGACAGGGCTGCAACGGCGGCCTGTTCGCGCTCGACCTGGCCAGGAACCACATGGGGCGGCACGCGGACTCGGCCGTGCTGATCACCTGCGCGGACCGGTTCGACGGCGAGTTCGACCGATGGCGGACGAACAAGGGCATGGTCTTCGGTGATGGTGCGTCGGCCGTCGTGATGTCCCGCCGCCGGGGCGCCGCCCGTGTCCTGAGCGTCGCGACACGGGCCGACTCCGAGCTGGAACAGATGCACCGGGGCGACGTGCCACTGGTGTCGGCGACACTGCGGCGCGGCCCGCTGGACGCCGGGCCGGGCAAGAAGGCCTTCCTGCGCACCACTTCGTCGTCCGAGGTGCAGCGCCGCTTCGAGGCCCAGGTCGTCGGCGCGGTGGACCACGCGCTGTCCGAGGCGGGCACCAAGCTGGACGCCATCGCCCAGGTGATGGTGTCGAACCTGGGGCACGAGATGCTCAACCGGGTCTTCCTCGAACCGCTGGGGCTGCCGGTGGAACGCACCGCCTGGCGATGGGGCAGGCGCATCGGCCACCTCGCCAACAGCGACCAGTTCCTGGCACTCGAACACCAGCTGCGTACCGGTGTGCTGCACGAGGGCGACCTCGTCCTGCTGGTCGGCATGGGCGTCGGGTTCGTCTGGACCGCCACGGTGCTGGAGATCGGCGAACCGCCCGTCTGGACGCACTGA
- a CDS encoding AMP-binding protein, giving the protein MLDFLAQDILAHDRRTPDAPALLWNGTTLTYGELAALADTAAVRLAGPDLHGDAPLAVRAVKSPASIALVLACLLARRTVLLLSPDLGRLAAARLAERAGCVGLLVPGPDAEASFEPVPVPARPAPAGSALLLTTSGSTKLPKTVRLSHTALDRFTRWAGSAFPLGTGHRVLSYAPLNFDLSLFDVWATLRHGGCVIPVDPGRAADPRHLTGLLRETRPEVVQAVPMLFRLLAGAGPDAEPFTSVRHVLLTGEHSPRSLRGRLARLFPRAEFHNVYGCTETNDSLLYSCGAREAADLETLPLGGPLPGARVRLVSDGRELDGPGIGELFVHTPFQADGYLGAEDGDDRFVRPAPGTSEPVWFRTGDLVRRDGEGRLTLVGRDDFQVKVGGVRVSPEAVEQVAQSHPEVMEAAVVALAAPGPDARLHALVRVAPDCAVTGLQLLTHCSAWLPRAAVPTVHLTREPLPTGITGKVDRARVRSVLAARQHARPNRPTQPESSA; this is encoded by the coding sequence ATGCTCGATTTCCTCGCGCAGGACATCCTCGCGCACGACCGGCGCACCCCGGACGCCCCGGCGCTGCTGTGGAACGGCACCACGCTCACCTACGGCGAGCTGGCCGCGCTCGCGGACACGGCCGCCGTCCGGCTGGCCGGGCCGGACCTCCACGGGGACGCCCCCCTGGCGGTCCGCGCGGTGAAGTCCCCCGCGTCGATCGCCCTGGTGCTGGCGTGTCTGCTCGCCCGGCGGACCGTGCTGCTGCTCTCCCCCGACCTGGGCCGGCTGGCCGCGGCCCGGCTGGCGGAGCGGGCGGGCTGCGTCGGCCTTCTGGTGCCGGGCCCGGACGCAGAGGCCTCGTTCGAACCGGTCCCGGTGCCCGCCCGGCCGGCGCCGGCCGGCTCCGCCCTGCTGCTCACCACCTCGGGCTCGACGAAACTGCCGAAGACCGTCCGGCTGAGCCACACCGCGCTGGACCGGTTCACCCGCTGGGCCGGGAGCGCCTTCCCGCTCGGCACCGGCCACCGTGTGCTCAGCTACGCCCCGCTGAACTTCGACCTCAGCCTGTTCGACGTCTGGGCGACCCTGCGGCACGGCGGCTGTGTGATCCCGGTGGACCCCGGCCGGGCCGCCGACCCGCGCCACCTGACGGGGCTGCTCAGGGAGACCCGACCCGAGGTCGTCCAGGCGGTGCCGATGCTGTTCCGGCTGCTGGCCGGGGCCGGGCCGGACGCGGAGCCCTTCACCTCGGTCCGCCATGTGCTGCTCACCGGCGAGCACTCCCCGCGATCCCTGCGCGGCCGGCTCGCCCGGCTCTTTCCCCGGGCCGAGTTCCACAACGTGTACGGCTGCACGGAGACCAACGACAGCCTGCTGTACTCCTGCGGCGCGCGGGAGGCGGCCGACCTGGAGACGCTGCCGCTGGGCGGTCCGCTGCCGGGCGCCCGTGTCCGGCTGGTGAGCGACGGCCGGGAACTGGACGGGCCGGGCATCGGCGAACTGTTCGTGCACACCCCGTTCCAGGCGGACGGGTACCTGGGCGCGGAGGACGGCGACGACCGGTTCGTACGCCCCGCTCCGGGCACCTCGGAGCCGGTCTGGTTCCGGACCGGCGATCTGGTCCGGCGCGACGGCGAGGGCCGGTTGACCCTGGTCGGACGCGACGACTTCCAGGTGAAGGTGGGCGGCGTCCGGGTCAGCCCGGAGGCGGTGGAGCAGGTGGCGCAGAGCCACCCCGAGGTCATGGAGGCCGCGGTGGTCGCGCTCGCGGCGCCCGGCCCCGACGCCCGGCTGCACGCCCTGGTACGGGTGGCCCCCGACTGCGCGGTCACCGGTCTGCAACTGCTCACGCACTGCTCCGCCTGGCTGCCCCGGGCGGCCGTCCCCACCGTCCATCTCACCCGCGAACCACTGCCCACCGGCATCACCGGCAAGGTCGACCGCGCCCGGGTGCGGTCCGTCCTGGCGGCCAGGCAGCACGCCCGGCCGAACCGACCCACTCAACCGGAGTCCTCAGCATGA
- a CDS encoding zinc-dependent alcohol dehydrogenase — MTPAVDTRVVLSRRLLAGRGALPEPVEVGVGPVGIGELRIRAAYSLISPGTELHYLERLMGTGETFPLGYCSAGTVEAVGPGVRGFTVGDRVTAMGWGEATHGDVVVVPYRLCRPVPDSVHLADAVVANLAATAVHAVDRAELRPGDEVAVVGAGMVGLLIAQTAAAAGHRVTVTDLHPGRLRTAGALGVPVWEAPFPPGPPAPPGSSRCVFLCGTGEASGTLAEAARWATRAPVRPRVVGVGRFAARVEFSVDLGNLDLRYAARCGAGYRDYAYARGYTDVTPPQGQATVTENLQRALDLIAGGAIRPDRMGLPRLPLEQAADAYAELRGRPAHPAVVFAYEPAEESRT, encoded by the coding sequence ATGACCCCCGCCGTCGACACCCGCGTGGTCCTGTCGCGACGACTGCTGGCCGGCCGCGGCGCGCTGCCCGAACCGGTCGAGGTCGGCGTCGGACCGGTCGGCATCGGCGAGTTGCGTATCCGCGCGGCATACAGCCTGATCAGCCCCGGCACCGAACTGCACTATCTGGAACGGCTGATGGGCACCGGCGAGACCTTCCCGCTGGGCTACTGCTCGGCGGGCACGGTGGAAGCGGTCGGCCCCGGCGTGCGGGGCTTCACGGTGGGCGACCGGGTGACCGCGATGGGCTGGGGCGAGGCCACCCACGGCGACGTGGTCGTCGTGCCCTACCGGCTGTGCCGGCCGGTGCCCGACTCCGTGCACCTGGCCGACGCGGTCGTGGCCAACCTGGCCGCCACCGCCGTGCACGCCGTCGACCGCGCCGAACTGCGGCCCGGGGACGAGGTCGCGGTCGTCGGCGCGGGCATGGTCGGACTGCTGATCGCCCAGACCGCCGCTGCCGCCGGGCACCGGGTCACCGTCACCGACCTGCACCCGGGCCGGCTGCGCACGGCCGGGGCTCTGGGCGTGCCGGTGTGGGAAGCGCCCTTCCCGCCCGGCCCGCCGGCTCCGCCCGGCAGCTCCCGCTGCGTCTTCCTCTGCGGTACGGGGGAGGCGAGCGGCACGCTGGCCGAGGCGGCCCGGTGGGCGACCCGCGCCCCCGTCCGGCCACGGGTGGTCGGCGTGGGACGGTTCGCCGCGCGGGTCGAGTTCAGCGTCGACCTGGGCAATCTGGACCTGCGCTACGCGGCCCGCTGCGGAGCGGGTTACCGCGATTACGCCTACGCCCGCGGCTACACCGACGTCACCCCGCCCCAGGGCCAGGCGACCGTCACCGAGAACCTGCAACGGGCCCTGGACCTGATCGCCGGCGGGGCCATCCGCCCGGACCGGATGGGTCTTCCCCGGCTGCCGCTGGAGCAGGCCGCCGACGCGTACGCCGAACTGCGAGGACGCCCCGCCCACCCGGCGGTGGTCTTCGCCTACGAACCGGCCGAGGAGAGCCGCACATGA
- a CDS encoding Coenzyme F420 hydrogenase/dehydrogenase, beta subunit C-terminal domain, translated as MTFQQLSEAVLRNDLCTVCGACQLACPAGVVGFSGLDPVLTEPSWTETDCGECRDCLDVCPGADPGTPAAETRLFGRTRTPRERWTGIFSEVLAGHALDPVVFEASASGGSLTALLQTALAVLGTDVVLTMGRDPEQPWRAAPALVREPHLLAETAQSTYQLAPYLGALRDVMLTEPDADVAVVGVACHIQALRKLQAMDTAAGRWARDHVVLAVEPACSSSTRPEGTRAVIEERALIPVDSVVRLRYREGDYPGEIAIGTRDGGDHRVAFWKAVRDFAKNKTYRCLSCGDWLSGLADVSVSDGDPNIFAASVDGARELKHGRVFVRTGAGAAAVEAARDHGFFTGSPTDLSGLNLGLERKRNRRASYERSGRPVPHGPIPGHREELEIVPDERWIAVPGEDPPTGPSTDRSADPSAGGQSGRPAEELTERLTVADRGSSR; from the coding sequence ATGACCTTCCAGCAACTCTCCGAAGCGGTTCTGCGGAACGACCTGTGCACCGTGTGCGGAGCCTGCCAACTCGCCTGCCCGGCAGGTGTGGTGGGTTTCTCGGGCCTTGATCCGGTGCTCACCGAACCCTCGTGGACCGAGACCGACTGCGGCGAGTGCCGGGACTGCCTGGACGTCTGCCCTGGCGCCGACCCGGGCACCCCGGCCGCCGAGACGAGGCTGTTCGGCCGGACCCGCACTCCGCGGGAGAGGTGGACCGGCATCTTCTCCGAGGTCCTCGCCGGCCACGCGCTCGACCCCGTCGTCTTCGAGGCGTCCGCGAGCGGCGGCAGCCTCACCGCACTCCTCCAGACCGCCCTCGCGGTGCTCGGCACGGACGTCGTGCTGACGATGGGCCGGGACCCGGAGCAGCCCTGGCGGGCCGCCCCCGCCCTGGTCCGGGAGCCGCACCTGCTGGCGGAGACCGCGCAGTCCACGTACCAGCTCGCCCCCTATCTGGGCGCGCTCCGGGACGTGATGCTCACCGAACCCGACGCGGACGTGGCGGTGGTCGGCGTCGCCTGTCACATCCAGGCGCTGCGCAAGCTGCAGGCCATGGACACCGCGGCAGGGCGCTGGGCCCGCGACCATGTCGTGCTCGCGGTCGAACCCGCCTGCTCGTCCAGTACCCGGCCCGAGGGCACCCGGGCCGTGATCGAGGAACGCGCGCTGATCCCGGTCGACTCCGTGGTGCGGCTCCGCTACCGCGAGGGCGACTACCCCGGCGAGATCGCGATCGGCACCCGCGACGGCGGCGACCACCGGGTGGCGTTCTGGAAGGCGGTGCGGGACTTCGCGAAGAACAAGACGTACCGCTGTCTGTCCTGCGGGGACTGGCTGTCGGGTCTGGCCGACGTCAGCGTCAGCGACGGCGATCCCAACATCTTCGCCGCGAGTGTGGACGGGGCGCGCGAGCTGAAGCACGGCCGGGTGTTCGTCCGTACCGGGGCCGGTGCCGCCGCGGTCGAGGCGGCCCGGGACCACGGCTTCTTCACGGGCAGTCCCACGGACCTGTCCGGGCTGAACCTCGGCCTGGAGCGCAAACGCAACCGCCGCGCCTCGTACGAGCGGTCCGGCAGGCCCGTACCGCACGGCCCGATCCCCGGTCACCGGGAGGAGTTGGAGATCGTCCCGGACGAGCGGTGGATCGCCGTACCCGGCGAGGACCCGCCGACGGGCCCGTCGACGGACCGGTCGGCGGACCCGTCGGCCGGCGGGCAGTCCGGGCGGCCCGCGGAGGAGCTGACGGAGCGGCTGACCGTCGCCGACCGAGGGAGCAGCCGATGA
- a CDS encoding DUF885 domain-containing protein, protein MCDDYVTRHADLDPVAATVRGIPGQESRLTDYSPEGHRARAGLNAAALRAVAAARPRDATEATARTVFTERVGMEREIHEAGLDGAALNVIESPMQLLRSVFDLMPTRTPADWAVIASRLARLPQAVTGLQEGLRHAASHGTVAALRQVTGCAEQCDSWAAGYFPALTADADVPAALRADLDAGARAASEAYSALGRFLRDELAPAAPVRDAVGADTYRLWLRYFTGAALDPVEVHAWGWQEFLAIEAELRQVADRIAPGAGPRGAAAALNADPAYRVEGAEAFRRWAQDLCDTASAELRGSRFDIPAPLATLECRIAPAGGGTYYTGPSDDLSRPGRVWWSLPAGRTHHPTWRKVTTVYHEGVPGHHLQVGTAVLQAGRLNRFQRLLCHVSAHSEGWALYAERLMRELGHLKDDAALMGMLDAQLFRAARVVIDTGMHLELPVPAGVGFHEGERWTPELGRDFLLTRTLIDPGGVDEEIDRYLGWPGQAPSYKLGERVWRAARDEARRRHGAGFDARAFHTRALGLGAMGLDTLRESLAAL, encoded by the coding sequence TTGTGCGACGACTACGTCACCCGCCACGCGGACCTGGACCCGGTCGCCGCCACCGTCCGGGGCATCCCCGGCCAGGAGAGCCGGCTCACCGACTACTCGCCCGAGGGCCACCGGGCCCGCGCCGGCCTGAACGCCGCGGCGCTGCGCGCCGTGGCGGCCGCCCGGCCGCGGGACGCCACCGAGGCCACCGCCCGGACGGTCTTCACCGAACGCGTGGGCATGGAGAGGGAGATCCACGAGGCCGGGCTCGACGGCGCCGCGCTCAACGTCATCGAGAGCCCGATGCAGCTCCTGCGCTCGGTCTTCGACCTCATGCCCACCCGCACCCCGGCCGACTGGGCGGTCATCGCGTCCCGGCTGGCCCGATTACCGCAGGCCGTGACAGGCCTTCAGGAAGGCCTGCGACACGCCGCCTCCCACGGCACGGTGGCGGCACTGCGCCAGGTCACGGGGTGTGCCGAGCAGTGCGACAGCTGGGCTGCGGGGTACTTCCCCGCACTGACCGCCGACGCCGACGTGCCGGCCGCGCTCCGCGCCGACCTGGACGCGGGCGCGCGGGCGGCCTCCGAGGCCTACTCCGCACTGGGCCGCTTCCTGCGCGACGAACTGGCCCCGGCCGCGCCGGTCCGGGACGCCGTCGGCGCCGACACCTACCGGCTGTGGCTCCGCTACTTCACCGGTGCCGCCCTGGACCCGGTCGAGGTCCACGCCTGGGGCTGGCAGGAGTTCCTCGCCATCGAGGCCGAACTGCGGCAGGTGGCCGACCGGATCGCGCCAGGCGCCGGACCGCGCGGGGCGGCCGCCGCGCTGAATGCGGATCCGGCCTACCGGGTGGAAGGGGCGGAGGCCTTCCGGCGCTGGGCACAGGATCTCTGCGACACGGCGTCGGCAGAGCTGCGCGGGTCGCGTTTCGACATCCCCGCGCCGCTGGCGACACTGGAGTGCCGGATCGCGCCGGCGGGCGGCGGCACGTACTACACCGGCCCCTCGGACGACCTCTCCCGGCCGGGCCGGGTGTGGTGGTCGCTGCCCGCGGGCCGGACCCACCACCCGACCTGGCGCAAGGTCACCACCGTGTATCACGAGGGCGTCCCCGGCCATCACCTGCAGGTCGGCACCGCCGTGCTCCAGGCCGGCCGGCTCAACCGTTTCCAGCGCCTGCTGTGCCATGTCTCGGCCCACAGCGAGGGCTGGGCCCTGTACGCGGAGCGGCTGATGAGGGAACTGGGCCACCTCAAGGACGACGCCGCCCTCATGGGCATGCTGGACGCGCAACTGTTCCGCGCGGCACGGGTGGTCATCGACACCGGCATGCACCTCGAACTGCCCGTTCCGGCCGGCGTCGGCTTCCACGAGGGGGAACGCTGGACGCCCGAGCTGGGCCGGGACTTCCTGCTGACCCGCACGCTCATCGATCCGGGCGGTGTGGACGAGGAGATCGACCGTTACCTGGGCTGGCCGGGCCAGGCCCCCTCGTACAAGCTCGGCGAGCGGGTGTGGCGCGCCGCCCGCGACGAGGCCCGCCGCCGCCACGGTGCGGGGTTCGACGCCAGGGCGTTCCACACGCGCGCGCTGGGGCTGGGCGCCATGGGTCTGGACACGCTGCGCGAAAGTCTGGCGGCCCTGTGA
- a CDS encoding acyl carrier protein: MSLRHEITHHIVATYLPDTSAADLEPSLDLFDTGVVNSLQLLELIGWLRERYRLPVEDLDLSLRSFRSVAAIQDLIETNTPTGAGGATGGKTH, translated from the coding sequence ATGAGCCTGCGGCACGAGATCACGCATCACATCGTCGCCACCTACCTGCCCGACACCTCCGCCGCGGACCTGGAGCCGTCGCTGGACCTGTTCGACACGGGGGTGGTCAACAGCCTCCAACTGCTGGAGCTCATCGGCTGGCTGCGGGAGCGCTACCGCCTCCCGGTCGAGGACCTGGACCTGTCGCTCCGGTCCTTCCGGTCGGTGGCGGCCATCCAGGACCTCATCGAGACGAACACGCCCACGGGCGCCGGTGGCGCCACCGGCGGAAAGACGCACTAG
- a CDS encoding class II aldolase/adducin family protein, producing MSLHDLKPIPKDQLFFRWPRSYEDVKEERKHRQESLLVAFRLFGRFGFEEGTAGHITARDPEHTDFFWANPYGVSFQHIRRDDLVLVDGQGAVVEGRYYVNESAFAIHSRIHGARPEIVSAAHSHSLHGRALSSMGALLEPLTQDACAFYEDHGLYDDYNGVVTDLEEGKRIAAVLGGHKAVILRNHGLLTVGRSVEAAAWWFITMERSCQAQLLAKAAGPVVPIDHGTARAARDQLGNDDMGWINFQPLRDQVLREEPDLFDQ from the coding sequence ATGAGTCTTCATGATCTCAAGCCAATACCGAAAGATCAGTTGTTCTTTCGTTGGCCGCGGTCCTACGAGGACGTGAAGGAAGAGCGGAAGCACCGTCAGGAGAGCCTTCTGGTGGCATTCCGACTCTTCGGCAGGTTCGGATTCGAAGAAGGAACCGCAGGGCACATCACCGCCCGCGATCCTGAGCACACGGACTTTTTCTGGGCCAACCCCTACGGGGTCTCGTTCCAGCACATCCGCAGGGACGACCTGGTCCTCGTCGACGGCCAGGGCGCGGTGGTCGAGGGCCGGTACTACGTCAACGAGTCGGCGTTCGCCATCCACTCGCGGATCCACGGCGCCCGCCCCGAGATCGTGTCCGCCGCGCACAGCCACTCCCTCCACGGCAGGGCGCTGTCCTCCATGGGCGCGCTGCTGGAGCCGCTGACCCAGGACGCCTGCGCCTTCTACGAGGACCACGGCCTCTACGACGACTACAACGGCGTGGTGACCGACCTGGAGGAGGGCAAGCGCATCGCCGCCGTCCTCGGTGGCCACAAGGCCGTGATCCTGCGCAACCACGGGCTGCTCACCGTCGGGCGCTCCGTCGAGGCCGCGGCCTGGTGGTTCATCACGATGGAGCGTTCCTGCCAGGCGCAGCTGCTGGCCAAGGCCGCCGGCCCGGTGGTCCCCATCGACCACGGGACCGCCCGCGCGGCACGGGACCAGCTCGGCAACGACGACATGGGCTGGATCAACTTCCAGCCGCTGCGCGACCAGGTCCTGCGCGAGGAGCCCGACCTGTTCGACCAGTGA
- a CDS encoding aspartate aminotransferase family protein — protein MNTNRLRTAYEARSTGTTAGPAFSSGHGPWLRTDDGTVWFDGTSGSGAATLGHQHPAVVEAAAAQLTRLVHTGCKLNSDPRVRMVRRLGALSPYREPAVLPTVTGAEAVEAALKVARAATGHRSVVSFRHAYHGKTAGALALTWRPEFKEFSAGPHGSVFTAALPDPRRPYADGSRPYESGPRPYEDGPRPYEDGPRPYEDGAAGFLSDLAAVLDEAERHGGVAAVVLEPIQVTEGMLTVAPELLDRIARAAHDRGALLVLDEIYTGLGRAGRMFTAELMAETPDLTLVGKTLGNGFPISAVLGERRVMDALPPGVQTSTYSGSPLCCAAASAVLDTLVTQDVPARARSLGRRLDDRLGKLAADHPWMASVRTAGALGAFDCTRHGRPDPARAKAVVQAASRARLLLFGGGPEGATVKIVPPALLTEDELGFLLQGLAAAVFDADADADADADADADVDAGEGGAGRAGGVLR, from the coding sequence ATGAACACCAACCGATTACGCACGGCGTACGAGGCCCGCTCGACCGGTACCACGGCGGGCCCCGCGTTCAGCTCCGGCCACGGTCCCTGGCTGCGTACCGACGACGGCACCGTCTGGTTCGACGGCACCTCCGGCAGCGGGGCGGCCACCCTGGGCCACCAGCATCCGGCGGTCGTCGAGGCCGCCGCCGCCCAGTTGACCCGGCTCGTCCACACCGGCTGCAAGCTGAACTCCGATCCGCGCGTCCGGATGGTCCGTCGGCTGGGCGCGCTGTCCCCGTACCGGGAGCCCGCGGTGCTGCCCACCGTGACCGGCGCGGAAGCCGTCGAGGCCGCACTGAAAGTGGCCCGCGCGGCGACGGGACACCGGTCCGTCGTCAGCTTCCGCCACGCGTATCACGGCAAGACCGCGGGGGCCCTTGCACTGACCTGGCGACCCGAGTTCAAGGAGTTCAGCGCCGGGCCGCACGGCTCGGTCTTCACCGCCGCGCTGCCCGATCCGCGGCGGCCGTACGCGGACGGTTCGCGCCCGTACGAGAGCGGTCCGCGTCCGTACGAGGACGGTCCGCGTCCGTACGAGGACGGTCCGCGTCCTTACGAGGATGGGGCAGCGGGCTTCCTGTCGGACCTGGCCGCCGTACTGGACGAAGCCGAACGCCACGGGGGAGTGGCCGCCGTCGTCCTGGAGCCGATCCAGGTCACCGAGGGGATGCTGACCGTCGCGCCGGAACTGCTGGACCGGATCGCCCGGGCCGCGCACGACCGGGGCGCCCTGCTGGTGCTGGACGAGATCTACACCGGACTCGGCCGCGCCGGACGGATGTTCACGGCCGAACTCATGGCGGAGACACCCGACCTGACCCTGGTCGGCAAGACACTGGGCAACGGCTTCCCGATCAGCGCCGTACTGGGAGAACGGCGGGTCATGGACGCGCTGCCCCCAGGGGTACAGACGTCGACCTACTCCGGCAGCCCGCTGTGCTGTGCCGCCGCCTCGGCGGTCCTCGACACCCTGGTCACCCAGGACGTGCCGGCCAGGGCCCGGTCCCTGGGGCGACGGCTCGACGACCGGCTGGGCAAACTGGCCGCCGACCACCCGTGGATGGCCTCCGTGCGCACCGCCGGGGCCCTGGGGGCCTTCGACTGCACACGGCACGGCCGACCCGACCCGGCGCGCGCCAAGGCCGTCGTCCAGGCCGCGTCACGGGCCCGGCTGCTGCTGTTCGGCGGGGGACCGGAGGGCGCCACCGTGAAGATCGTCCCTCCGGCCCTGCTGACGGAGGACGAACTCGGGTTCCTCCTCCAGGGCCTCGCTGCCGCGGTCTTCGACGCCGACGCCGACGCCGACGCCGATGCCGATGCCGATGCGGATGTCGATGCCGGTGAAGGCGGAGCCGGTCGGGCGGGAGGAGTCCTGCGATGA
- a CDS encoding 3-phosphoshikimate 1-carboxyvinyltransferase — protein sequence MLEVKGPDRPATISPDLVVEGGRTRAPASTVDVPGDKSVSHRALLAALLPGAPRRLTIRNANLGGAVRALFPALRALGLDTLVEGDVLTVRHADPVPQPIRPHHGIPHWPDGITSWPDGVPYLETAGSSAAARLLIGVLAGTGRGAVVDGDDVLRHRPMDWIVTPLNELGADIRYLGDPGRLPVIVGGRVHRSRRVELAVGSAQARSAVLLGAVAAGVPAELRHPVRSRDHTERMLAAFGARLTEGPGAVGYDGGPCSVPPVVDVPGDPSLAAYPVAAHLLWGDGGELRIPGVCLNPTRTGFFDVLRRAGAAIDYQDLRTTSGGEPVGTVVTRAGLDGVRAVTADDPGTLHALIDEVPLLAVVAARLPGTSRIGCAGELRFKETDRLVTTARMAAAFGARVCVEPDALTVHGARAGGPAALSAGTVPGFEDHRIAMAAATLAATLPGRTTITGGACHTTSFPGFTAVLRAVGAAIHEVTL from the coding sequence GTGCTGGAAGTGAAGGGCCCCGACAGGCCCGCGACCATCTCGCCCGACCTCGTCGTGGAGGGCGGCAGAACCCGCGCCCCGGCGTCCACCGTCGACGTACCGGGGGACAAGTCGGTCAGCCACCGCGCCCTGCTGGCCGCCCTGCTGCCCGGCGCGCCGCGCCGCCTCACGATCCGCAACGCCAACCTGGGCGGCGCGGTCCGCGCGCTGTTCCCGGCCCTGCGGGCGCTCGGCCTGGACACCCTCGTCGAGGGCGACGTCCTCACCGTGCGCCACGCCGATCCCGTGCCTCAACCGATTCGCCCCCATCACGGGATCCCGCACTGGCCGGACGGCATCACGTCGTGGCCGGACGGCGTCCCCTATCTGGAGACCGCCGGCTCCAGCGCGGCGGCCCGGCTGCTGATCGGGGTGCTCGCGGGCACCGGACGGGGTGCCGTCGTGGACGGGGATGACGTGCTGCGGCACCGCCCCATGGACTGGATCGTCACCCCCCTCAACGAACTGGGCGCGGACATCCGCTACCTGGGCGATCCCGGTCGACTGCCGGTGATCGTGGGCGGCCGGGTGCACCGCTCCCGGCGGGTGGAGCTGGCCGTCGGCAGCGCCCAGGCCCGTTCGGCGGTCCTGCTCGGCGCGGTCGCGGCCGGCGTACCGGCCGAACTGCGCCACCCCGTGCGCTCACGGGACCACACGGAGCGGATGCTCGCCGCCTTCGGTGCCCGGCTGACCGAGGGCCCGGGCGCGGTCGGCTACGACGGCGGCCCCTGCTCCGTGCCGCCGGTCGTCGACGTGCCCGGCGACCCGTCGCTGGCGGCCTATCCCGTCGCCGCGCACCTGCTGTGGGGTGACGGCGGAGAACTGCGGATCCCGGGAGTCTGCCTGAATCCGACCAGGACCGGCTTCTTCGACGTCCTGCGCCGCGCCGGGGCTGCCATCGACTACCAGGACCTGCGCACCACCTCCGGCGGCGAACCCGTCGGCACGGTCGTCACCAGGGCCGGTCTGGACGGCGTCCGGGCGGTGACGGCCGACGACCCCGGGACACTGCACGCCCTGATCGACGAGGTGCCGCTGCTCGCCGTGGTCGCGGCCCGGCTGCCCGGCACGTCGAGGATCGGCTGCGCCGGAGAACTGCGGTTCAAGGAGACGGACCGGCTCGTCACCACCGCGCGGATGGCCGCCGCCTTCGGCGCCCGCGTCTGCGTCGAGCCGGACGCCCTGACGGTGCACGGGGCACGGGCGGGCGGCCCCGCCGCGCTGTCCGCCGGGACCGTCCCCGGTTTCGAGGACCACCGCATCGCCATGGCCGCGGCCACCCTCGCCGCCACTCTGCCCGGGCGCACCACGATCACCGGCGGCGCCTGCCACACCACGTCCTTCCCCGGCTTCACCGCCGTCCTGCGGGCGGTCGGCGCCGCGATCCACGAGGTCACCCTGTGA